One region of Glycine max cultivar Williams 82 chromosome 9, Glycine_max_v4.0, whole genome shotgun sequence genomic DNA includes:
- the LOC100802508 gene encoding ethylene-responsive transcription factor ERF017: MVKPKSVEKPAEEQQQRSVSSYRGVRKRKWGKYVSEIRLPNSRQRIWLGSYDSAEKAARAFDAAMFCLRGSGAKFNFPSDPPNIAGGGNMTSSQIQIAAARFANSEPRNERSDQPVESLTSDEETASFPVISDTDTSSPPLSDVTFQNDAELVTGSFPDMFSDFGSGDFVPDFSDFPSFDDFSRDFFLHELPGFNFGEENLDGLIIQDSFLWNF; encoded by the coding sequence ATGGTGAAGCCGAAGAGCGTGGAGAAACCCGCAGAGGAACAACAACAACGAAGTGTTTCATCGTACAGAGGAGTACGGAAGAGGAAGTGGGGGAAGTACGTGTCGGAAATTAGGTTACCCAACAGCCGTCAAAGGATTTGGTTGGGTTCCTATGACAGCGCCGAGAAGGCGGCACGCGCGTTCGACGCTGCCATGTTCTGCTTACGTGGCAGCGGCGCCAAATTTAATTTCCCGAGTGACCCACCCAACATCGCCGGCGGGGGGAACATGACCTCCTCCCAGATTCAGATCGCGGCGGCGCGTTTCGCCAATTCGGAGCCCCGAAATGAGCGTTCGGATCAACCCGTGGAGTCTTTAACTTCGGATGAGGAAACGGCATCGTTTCCGGTCATTTCGGATACGGATACATCATCTCCTCCTCTCTCAGACGTGACGTTCCAAAACGACGCCGAATTAGTTACTGGGTCGTTCCCTGATATGTTTTCGGATTTCGGGTCGGGCGATTTTGTGCCCGATTTCTCCGATTTTCCGAGCTTCGACGATTTCAGCCGGGACTTCTTCTTGCATGAACTTCCGGGTTTCAATTTCGGAGAAGAGAACTTGGATGGATTGATAATTCAGGACTCGTTCTTGTGGAATTTCTAA
- the LOC102663724 gene encoding protein MAIN-LIKE 1-like, which translates to MVRTRGLGRVLGKVTRRGVGRGDHDDSDDAPQRRRPTASALRQRVDVIADHVDEPLIPDPDVQDDPMEAPAAVEDIPADAGAEVAEDQPQGFPSGPSDPSVLTAYTDHVACSAWTGEERPELKLSSHGRKVHSLGRPVPAIEELIDGTGLSPLIACSVDTGDRGLLSVFVERWHRETSSFHLPVGELTITLDGVSSLLHLPVIGDFHAFEPLHVDDVVHMPVDLLMVSLESARAETVQCRGPYVRLQWVRDIYQRRCQAGHWTAAARAYLLHLLGCTLFANNSATNVHVVYLEALRDLSMTERYVWGVAALVHMYDQLNDASMSHSRQLGDYITLLQCWIYEHFPSVAESTADQDYDEASPRACRWIATKKTVKSIRTPSYRERLDRLRIPDVCWIPYGEHREVRDFHVRSCYSGLLRWGPIVVYYRPERVVRQFGYTQTIPAPPVDSWVSYDDIHDMWMHYEDHIVPAGEVCVVSRACSSDYIDWFFRISHPFMTPGHAEVCDDIAERLERHLSLGVVTPGSSTHEVIEECLRLARSVTQDHLVYVRCRRRRRTDQA; encoded by the exons ATGGTTAGGACCAGAGGATTAGGTCGTGTCTTAGGTAAGGTCACTCGCAGAGGTGTGGGCAGAGGAGATCATGATGATtccgatgatgctccacagcgtCGACGACCTACTGCATCCGCACTGAGGCAGCGAGTCGATGTGATTGCGGATCACGTCGATGAGCCACTCATCCCTGACCCAGATGTTCAGGATGACCCGATGGAGGCACCAGCTGCTGTGGAGGACATTCCTGCGGACGCAGGTGCAGAGGTGGCTGAGGATCAGCCTCAGGGATTTCCGAGTGGTCCGAGCGACCCATCTGTGCTGACAGCGTATACGGATCACGTTGCTTGCAGTGCATGGACGGGAGAG gagcgtcctgaattgaagttatcCTCTCATGGGAGGAAGGTCCACAGTTTAGGCAGGCCTGTCCCTGCCATTGAGGAACTTATTGATGGTACAGGACTAAGTCCTCTGATCGCGTGTTCGGTAGACACCGGCGATCGGGGACTTTTGTCCGTGTTTGTGGAGCGGTGGCACCGGGAGACGTCTAGTTTCCATCTCCCGGTGGGTGAGCTCACCATCACATTGGACGGCGTCTCCTCTCTTCTCCATCTTCCAGTTATAGGTGACTTTCACGCATTTGAGCCCTTGCACGTGGATGATGTGGTTCATATGCCGGTGGACTTGTTGATGGTGTCTCTAGAGTCTGCTAGGGCTGAGACAGTCCAGTGTCGCGGACCGTACGTACGCCTGCAATGGGTACGTGATATATATCAGCGCCGATGCCAGGCAGGTCATTGGACAGCTGCGGCTCGTGCATATCTTCTTCACCTACTGGGTTGCACTCTGTTTGCTAACAATAGTGCAACCAATGTCCATGTTGTCTACTTGGAGGCCCTTCGTGACCTCAGTATGACAGAGAGGTATGTTTGGGGAGTGGCTGCTTTGGTTCATATGTACGACCAGTTGAACGATGCATCCATGAGCCACAGTCGACAGCTTGGCGATTACATCACACTGCTGCAg TGCTGGATTTATGAGCACTTTCCATCGGTTGCGGAGTCCACCGCTGATCAGGACTACGACGAGGCTTCTCCGCGTGCGTGCAGATGGATTGCGACAAAGAAGACCGTGAAGAGCATTCGCACGCCATCGTACAGGGAGCGCCTGGACCGACTCCGGATTCCGGATGTCTGTTGGATCCCGTATGGGGAGCATCGAGAGGTCCGAGACTTCCACGTTAGATCATGCTACTCCGGTCTCTTGCGCTGGGGGCCTATTGTTGTTTATTACCGACCGGAGAGGGTCGTGCGACAGTTTGGTTACACGCAGACCATTCCTGCTCCTCCTGTCGATTCATGGGTCTCGTATGATGATATACACGACATGTGGATGCATTACGAGGATCATATCGTACCTGCAGGTGAGGTGTGCGTTGTGTCAAGGGCGTGTTCCAGTGACTACATCGACTGGTTCTTCCGCATCTCCcatcctttcatgacaccaGGCCACGCA GAAGTTTGTGATGACATTGCTGAGAGGTTGGAGCGCCATCTAAGTCTAGGGGTGGTCACGCCTGGCTCATCGACACATGAGGTGATCGAAGAATGCCTCAGATTGGCCAGGAGTGTGACACAGGACCATCTAGTATACGTTAGGTGTAGACGCAGGCGGCGCACTGATCAGGCTTAG